CCTTGCCGATCAGCGGCCGGCCGAGGGCCGGTCCGCTGCATCGGCTTGTTCGGCGGCCTGATCGTTCAGGTCTTCGACAACAGCTTCAGCGGATCCAATCTGATTGGGTTCGTCGTCACTCTTTCCGCCAGCATCCGGTGGTTCGCCGTCCTTCTTCCACTTGTTGTAGACGAACATGAACTGCTCGGCCAGTCGCTGCTCAACGGGCTTGCCGCTGTCCGGGAACCACTGCAGATTCTCGAAGTCACCCGGCAAGTGCTGACGAATCAGTTGGGCGAGCGCGTCGAGGTCATAGATCAGCTTGATGTTCTTGAGTTGGTTTCCATCAAGCTCGCCAACACGCGGCAGTACATCGCCTTCGCCCCACGATCTCGGAGCCATTGCCTGCAAAAACAGTGCGATTCTCTTGGAGTCCTTGGCGAACACCGAGGCAAGGTGTGCCTGCACAGGCTCGCGTCCCTCGACCCGCCACCACTCGTACAGGAGCGATTGCTCCTGCGGCACGTCCACGTTGAACAACGGCTCACCGGCGTTCGCGCGATCCTTGATGCGCCTGACGAGCACCATGCCAACCTCCCTGACCTCGTCCTTCGTCAACGTGTTGCTATCGGACTTGTCTGCGTCGTCGGTCACGTGAAGCCAACGGAGTACCTCGTCGCCGAACCACAGCGGGTCAGCGGCCTCGATGACCTGCTTCGCCAGCGTGACACGCTGGGATCCTGCGGGAAGCCGTCGGATGAGGTGCGAGATCAGAATGCCCGCCTGTGACACCGGCTCAGCGAAACTGAACAGGGAAGGGGGATTGGGGATGTGCTTCGCGTTCGCGGCGATCGCGAGGCAAAGCGAAGGCACAGCCTCGGTCGATGTGCTTTCTTCGTGCTGCCGCATCCGCTCGATGACCCGCTTGGCCTTGCTGCCCGTGAAGTAGGCAACGATGTCTGCGCCAACCTCGGAAGCTGGTCCTTTGGCGGCCTTCGCGTACAACGCCTCCATTTCCGAGTCGCGCACGTCGCTCTTGGGGACGCTGTACGAGAAGTATCGGGCGCAGTAGTCCGGTGAACAAATCCGCTTGGCCTTCGCCCAAGGCGAGAGCCAGTCGCTTCCATATCCACCGCCCCCGTATGCACTGCCGAGCCTCGGAAACAGACCTTTGAGCAGCGACTTGATCGCCTCTTGCTCCTCTGTGGGCAGCGCGTCGACCACCGGCTTCAAGAGCGCCGCGGCGCGCGGCCCATCGTGGCCCCGTCGCCTGTGTTCCGACTCCACGCCGGAGAGCTTGTCGTGATTGGCCCGGATGATGTCGTGGATCGCCGGGTAGAACGCCCGCACGGCCTCGATCAAGAGCAGGTCCACGATGTTGACCTCTCCCCTGAGCATCGGCAGGGCGAACATCAAGCCGTTCCCGTACCGCTTGGCCGCGCGGGGCGTGTCGAGCCTGATCGAGATGCCGCGATCGAAACCCGACACGAATCCGCCGACGTCTTCCTTGGTCAGTTCAATCCCCGCCGCGCTGATTGCCTGATCGACCTGCTGGAAGCACAGCGACCGCAAGTCCTCCTTCATTGCCACCGGCAGCTTGAGGGGCACTTGGATGATCTTCTCCAAGAAGGCCCGACCCGACGCCTCGTCGCCCGCGCCGTAACGCTCGCCAAGCGATTTGGCCACGGCCACGTCGTCAAAGGCGAGGACGTAGCAGACATTCGGGAAGTCGGCGCATGCCTTGATGAGCCGGAACAGCGTGTGCGTCTCATGCTTGTCAAGGCGGTCGACGTCGTCCACGAGGACGACGATTCGCTTGTCGGCCTTTGCGAGTGCTTCCGAGAGCCGGCTGCGCAGATCTTCAAGGCTCGCCTCGGCTTTGGCACCCGCAACTTCACCGGCT
This Phycisphaeraceae bacterium DNA region includes the following protein-coding sequences:
- a CDS encoding AAA family ATPase; amino-acid sequence: MSSKSDDKLNRATFAERVVGVLRELPKGAGLVVGIHGPWGDGKTTVLNMLRADLDADGATATVEFNPWRFTDEPAMLAGFFRVLAGVIRAKLTTKGEDIAGWVEKIGRYASVVDDRFGRAGEVAGAKAEASLEDLRSRLSEALAKADKRIVVLVDDVDRLDKHETHTLFRLIKACADFPNVCYVLAFDDVAVAKSLGERYGAGDEASGRAFLEKIIQVPLKLPVAMKEDLRSLCFQQVDQAISAAGIELTKEDVGGFVSGFDRGISIRLDTPRAAKRYGNGLMFALPMLRGEVNIVDLLLIEAVRAFYPAIHDIIRANHDKLSGVESEHRRRGHDGPRAAALLKPVVDALPTEEQEAIKSLLKGLFPRLGSAYGGGGYGSDWLSPWAKAKRICSPDYCARYFSYSVPKSDVRDSEMEALYAKAAKGPASEVGADIVAYFTGSKAKRVIERMRQHEESTSTEAVPSLCLAIAANAKHIPNPPSLFSFAEPVSQAGILISHLIRRLPAGSQRVTLAKQVIEAADPLWFGDEVLRWLHVTDDADKSDSNTLTKDEVREVGMVLVRRIKDRANAGEPLFNVDVPQEQSLLYEWWRVEGREPVQAHLASVFAKDSKRIALFLQAMAPRSWGEGDVLPRVGELDGNQLKNIKLIYDLDALAQLIRQHLPGDFENLQWFPDSGKPVEQRLAEQFMFVYNKWKKDGEPPDAGGKSDDEPNQIGSAEAVVEDLNDQAAEQADAADRPSAGR